The region tactccctccgtcccacaataattgtcacttttattataggcacgagttttaagaaatgtaaagaaaagttggttggaaaagttagtggaatgtgtgatccacttttttatattgattttataataaaatgtgagtaaagtgagttagtggaatgcgggacctacttactatttatgataaaaataaagtgtgacaattattgtgggatggaccGAAGTGAAAatagtgacaattattatgggacggatgaagtatataaTTATGACATTAAAAATCAATCACAATCTTCAATTTTGGTTTAATTTAACAAATAGTACCTCAAAAATCAAGAGGATCCTTTTGTTTTTATatgctactactactattatattgCATTACTAAACAAATTACTGTtgtattttacaaaaaaaaaacttaaaacttCTTACTTGTGGTTTATCAATTTATTTGACAGCTATATACTTACAGCTTACtagtaatactagtactattttggGTGTAAAGGTTGTACACTGAGTTAGGTGCATGCGTTTTAACAGTAcactaatattaataacaaAACTAGCCAACATTATTGATTAGGGAGTGGATGTTAATACTTGCATGTGTTTATTGTTACATGAAGGTACAAACGTACTACTTGTCTTTGTCCATTTGGGGTTGAAAGAATAGTTTGGTTttgatatttcattattttgtgTTAGCTACTGGCTAGTACGTTGCCAGTGGAAACAACTTGATATAATTATCTAGGCCACcataaactaataaataaaactCTAAATGAATCAATAAACCACACTTCCGAAATTAAATTAACATAAAAAGATGATTCTTTACCTGACCCATTTTTTCATAGCCATTTATCGTATAAAAAAAATACGGAGTACTGTATAATTTAACACATACTCCACAGCATCCAAATGATGTAAACAAAAAAAGATTTGTAATACAATCATTATAAGTTAATTAGTAGGTAGGATGACACCATCACATGGTGTAAGATTCAAACTTGTCgcaaatttatttgaaaatccATGGAATTATGTGGACCATAATTTACAGGCCAACTTCACAAAATTGTGTTCCCATTTGTGGAATTGAATTCAAAGATAACATTTTTCCTCTTTTGAGAGTCGGTTATTCAACAAACCCATTTTTTGAATTTCAGTCACTCCAAAACAGGTGATTCCGccaaataatttaatagtactaTCAATCATGACACCACATTAtcaattattaaaattacttaCAAAAAAGCTTTTTGAGTATATTTTTGGGAGAATAACTCATCTAGGACATATTCATGGCTTCATGCACACGAATAAtggagaataaaaaaaattcaagaagCCTACAATTTATTTACACTTATGGGATCGACGTGCACAATGATTAGCCGAGAATGGCACATTGCGTTGCGTTAGTGAAGTGCTTCCAAGTGTTTTTACACTTTGTGCTTCTTCTCCTCAACACGGCTGAAATGCGTGCAATGCTCTGTAGTGCTGCGTTTCTAATGCTCTTAGTTCCATACATTGATGTGAATATAGTGTGCAAATTACATTAAAATGATTATGTCTACATTAGACCCTATTACTATAATTGGCATCAAATAACTTCTCAATCTCTTTTTTAGTATAAAGAAGACCTAAATTAATGTTAAATGCTCCTTTGGGAAGGCAGTATCATATCATTGTATTCGTAGGAAATATGGTAGCAAATGCTAGATGAAATTAGACAAGAGAGTAGAATAGGTTAGATAGACAAAAGCCAATCTTCAATTGAtttgtagtactactacttactactttgattttttttttcagttacATTCATGAGAAAGGTTACACCCTGTCCCTTTCTTTGCCACTCATTTTATGTATGGTTTATCTTTCTCCTTTTTACCCAACTAACATGTTCATGGCATATAAACTCATTTTCTTAATCTAAAAATTTAGTAATTTAATCACTTCTTACAAGGCTACTACCTGAAAAAGGAATGTGTGTTTTAGTCAAACTGGTAATTGTTGCTCTAATTTATGGTTCCTGATATGCTAAGTTTGTCAGGATAGCACACATCTCTAAAACACATTCTCATAAAAATACAACCATTTCTGCATCTTTCCTTCTGGCATCTTTCTTGCTTTGTGGATATGTGCAAgacttttacttttatatttggTCTTTCTTCATTTATATGTTCATGTAGTTAGGGAAATTAAAATTTGGTTCTTGGCGATGAATGCATGTGGACACGTGGTTATAGAGTCTGAATGGAAGATTTTATTCTTCTCCAATAATTTATGTCACATATTGAAGACTAGTACTCCCTTCGTACTAAGGAAGTTGAACCCACAATTCTATTTTATGCGTTAAgttgagagagtaaagtaagagataaggaataaattagagataaatgtatttatatttataataataagtcatcttggttgagacgaactaaaaaggaaagtgggtaagtgggacggagggagtagtattttattgtGAGCTCATATTGTCTATATCTCCGATCTACACCTTGCTCATTTCTTTCCAACCCCACCCCACAGCCCACACCCCTACTCTGCAGCTATAATAACTACTGCTATTCTTCTCCTTATTACACACCTACAAACACTATTTGTGCAATGCTTTGTTCATTGTGTCATCTCTATTAATGGAGTCGCTGTCCgagaatgaatgaatgaatggaTGGAAAGCCTAAGTCAACCCTTACCATTTGCACTTGTCTGTAAGTCTTTGTTTATTATTTCTTCCCTTCCTAAAGTATTTCACTTTCATGGCTTCCCATTTCAAGTATTAGCACATTGTTTGTTTGATTTCTGAGGTACAACAATCCCCACTCTCTTGCTCTGTCCCTTTACACTTTACACGCACTCATTTCCTAGTTGTAAACCCTCATCAGGAATCCTTGAATCAACTATTATAGATAATTCTTGCTGCAAATTACTATATGTGCTATACTAATTGAGTAAGTACTAGTAATTTCTCCATTGTTACAGAGTAGAAAATAATTGTGGCTTTTCTCCCTTTTCTCACTCCCTACTGCTACAAAGGGACATACATAAAAATCATGTCTTTACAGAAAATGGTGTTGTGAGCTGGGGTTCACTGTTCATGTGTGGCTTTCATAACTTGGCCTAGCAAGTTTTTTGTTTCTATTAGTATCACTCTCTCTGCAGATTTCTTGTTTATTCCTCTTTCTTGTTGTAGCTAAAGTTGTTTAGTTGTGGTATGTGAGATATGTTACCATTTTAAAGATTCTACACTAAGAAACTAAACAGTTATATGCCTTTTATGGATGCATAATTACAATTTAGTTAGAAATTCAAACATGCTAACCTGGTTTCTCTATTGTTtgaaatactagtactactctTATTTAGTTGGTGACTATTGTTATGTTGATATTCATTTCTGTGTGCAATTACAACATTGCTGTGTGCAATTATTCTCTATGGTATGGTAGTTATGTAACTTGCTAAATATCTAGCAGGAGAATAGATTGTTGATTGAGGGGAGCAAAGGTGTTTTGAAGTAAGTGAATGTTTAAATATTTGTAACAGAGTGGTTTGAGTAGATTCGTCtcttttcttttgttgtttTTGCTTGGGGGAGAAAAGGAGAAGTAGAGTGATTAAGGAAGAGTTTGAGATCAAGTTTGTTAGGAATGGAGTCACCATCAAAAAGGGCCAAGGCCCCTGCAATTGTTGCTCGTTGCTTGGTGGATGGATGCAGCGCTGATTTAAGCGCGTGCAGAGACTATCACAGGCGGCATAAGGTCTGTGAAGCTCACTCGAAGACACCTAAGGTGACGATTGGGGGTCGAGAGCAGCGCTTTTGCCAGCAGTGCAGCAGGTAAATCAACCATTCATTCATGCATATATTTGTAGATGTGAAATTGAACATATGTTAATTGTTGAATAGGTTCCACTCCCTGGTGGAGTTTGACGAGGGAAAACGCAGCTGCAGGAAGCGGCTTGATGGGCACAACAGGAGGCGGAGGAAGGCCCAAACTCGAATGGAGGAAAGGGTCATGTCATGCAGCAGCGAGCCACAGATAGTAGCTGGTATGATGGGATACCCTTGGTCCGGGGATGAAATAGGAGGCGcgttgcagcagcagcagcaggtCAGCTACTTGGAGACAGCAGCAGGTGCAGGTCATCAAGTGGGAAGCAGCAGCTCCTCAGCCTTTGTATCACCAAATGTGATGATGGAGTGTGATGGTGCTCTCTCTCTTCTGTCATCGCCGCCTCCCACCATCGACTATCATCAAACCACCTTGCATTTTCCTCACCAGAATGTTGGATCATCCCATCAAACTCTCTCTTTCATGTGGGACTAGCTGCTCATTGACTCTGTCAATTATCATGTGTGTTCATCAACTTTTAAGCTTCAACCTCTCTACAATAGAGATTAGAGAATGAGAATAACTGTACTTGAACTGGATTAATATTCTGCACTCATTCTTGGCTGCAACTAAATTAGAGAACCCCTCTCCTTTTTGCCTAcattacttttatttataattagtCTTAATCATATCCCATTCCTTTGAAAGGAAGTAGTACTAGTTAGTAGTAATTAGAAATTTTGGTAAATATGTATACCAAGATTGGTTTTAGATCTATAAATAATTAGTAGCATTACATTACGGCATTACCAATGTGTTGGTGTTCcctactagtactatatttcaTTGTATATTCATGTGAGGCGGGCCCATCGATGTAAGGTGATTGGCCCAATTACAAAGCCCATATGTTAATTTTTGAAACCATGTCGCGTAGAGCCCATCATCTAATTTTCTAGGCTTCAATAGTGGTATTAATTACAATGGTTTAATGTAATAGTACTTTGAAATAGTAGACATGCTTAAACTAGATCTGTAGCTGGACGTGCAATACATCACTATTGTCTATTTGTGTCGTTAATATGTGCACCAATATTAAAAATTGCTTTTGATTTTGTCGTTAAGGGTATTTTTGTCTGTTTACCTAAAAAACTGGTTTTGATTTTGTTGCAAAAAAACCTCCCCACGGAAATTTATCAATCCAGTTTGTTCTaattgaaaaaacaaaaaaaataaaatataaataaaataaagcttTCAACTCAGTTAATTCTGGTCTATATCAAAACCCCACCTGATAAGGGAAAGacccttatcaagtgaaaaagataaagaaagtcgcagagaaaccGTGCTCTGTCGATAATCGAAAATTCTAAacggaaaaactaaataaacataaaagacgataattatgatttcattgattccttaaagagaataacaatagccctatttataatagagacaataattatgatttcattgattccttaaagagaataacaatagtcctatttataatagggaTACTAAATTAAtaagcaagacaaaagatatggaaaatatatgcactccctaaatatttaactaaataatgcaactaaataataatgcaagataTGAAAGAGATATGAAATATTgaacgtatcaactcccccatggTTGAAAGTCaacttgtcctcaaggtgggatcCACGAAGCAATCAAAAGAGTCAATGATAACAGAAGCTTTGAGttatctcctcctggatcaaaaaCATAAGATCGTTGTTTTGTACACCAATAATCGACTATTGCGTGACAACGTATCTAAATTATTATTTTCGTTTCAATAAATGATTTAGACTTCTTCCAATCATGATCAGAACTTTGGGAGATATTTCCTCCTAGATCAAATATACCAGACTGCTTAGTCCAATAATATTCTTCATTTGACTCCATAGAAAGCCACCGTGACAGTGGCAACATGGTCCCCAAATGAGAACCATTCGCATGAAACAAAAGAGAGTCTTCATCTACCCTTTCCATGACCTCAAGCATTGTATAGATAGGTTTCACAATAATATCAACATCAAGCAATGCATCGGTCcttttctcctctactggtaCTTGAGGAGCGTCTCCTCCAGATTCCATTGGATGATCACCAGAATCCATGGGCTGGTCACCACCATCATTGGCTTTATTGTCCTCAAGCATCACCATATCGAAATTCAGAGGGCAAGTGACAACTTCATCAGGAATGAACTCATTCATGGATTCCAAACTGTCGTAAACTGCATCGTTGTCGATGCGGCGGTTGATTTCATCAAGGCGAGACTCCATCCTTTTGCACGCCTCCAATAATTGATCAAGCATCGCTTCAATCGGGTTTGGCGCTGTGGTGGCTGGATGAGGTGGTTGCGGCTCAGGCTGATTCCATCCTGAGTTATGGTTGGGGGGCAGCGGCTGATCGTATGCCGAGACCTCGTGCAAGGGGCGTTGTCCCGGTGTCTCCCAGTAGGCAAGTGGGTCCCAGCAAGTAGGACGGCTTCCAGGCGGTGGTGGCGAGTACATATCTGGCTCATAGGATGGTGGTTGTTGATATGTGGCGGTCTGGCGCATCCATGGTGGGTCCCAGCTAGTGGGCTGTCGGGCGTGGTAGGGGTGACGCTGTTGGTGCCCGTCCGACTGGTATGGTAGCGGCTGTAGGTGGCATCGCCAATCGGATGATTGATGATCTAACAGCGGCTGCTCCTCGGACAAGGGAAACGGACTTGGGGATTGATATACGGGCTGCCATGGGTGGTACGGGTACCCGGCTGTTGTATATCGCGGCTGTCCAAAGGTCCCCGTTGGATACATAGATGGAGAGTGAAAATGGTGACTTCCGTCGTGGTGGAGATCTCCATCGTTAAGATGCGTCGATTGTGAAGGATGAGCACgaaatgaaagcaccagttgataagggaaatacccttatcaagtgaaaaagataaagaaagtcgcagaaaaaccgtgctctgtcgacaatcgaaaattctaaacggaaaaactaaataaacataaaagacaataattatgatttcattgattcCTTAAAGAGAATAACAGTAGCCATATTTATAATagggatactaacttaatgagcaagacaaaagatatagaaaatatatgcactccctaaatatttaactaaataatgcaactaaataataatgcaagataTGAAAGAGATATAGAATATTGAACGTATCTCCACTCCACCCCACCCCACTCCACTCCactcagtggcggatccaggacccGAAAATGGCGGGGGCGgaacttatatttaaatattaaatatttaatttaatattatttttaataataaaataaataaatattatattaatatttaagtagcactagcttcattaataaaatataaacatgcttca is a window of Salvia splendens isolate huo1 chromosome 3, SspV2, whole genome shotgun sequence DNA encoding:
- the LOC121794572 gene encoding squamosa promoter-binding-like protein 14, with amino-acid sequence MESPSKRAKAPAIVARCLVDGCSADLSACRDYHRRHKVCEAHSKTPKVTIGGREQRFCQQCSRFHSLVEFDEGKRSCRKRLDGHNRRRRKAQTRMEERVMSCSSEPQIVAGMMGYPWSGDEIGGALQQQQQVSYLETAAGAGHQVGSSSSSAFVSPNVMMECDGALSLLSSPPPTIDYHQTTLHFPHQNVGSSHQTLSFMWD